The window GTGCGCTCATTCACTCAGGATGATGCCCACCTCATCTGCCGTCCCGACCAGCTCCGCGATGAAATCATCGGCGTTGCAAAATTCGTCGGCGACGTGATGGATCTGTTCGGATTTGATTACGAAGCTGAAGTCAGCACCAAGCCCGAAAAGGCTATCGGTTCTGATGAAGACTGGGACAAAGCAACCGAAGCTCTTGAAGGCGCACTCAATGAAATGGGTATGGAATACTCAATCAATGAAGGCGACGGCGCGTTCTACGGTCCCAAAATTGACATTATTATTAAAGATGCACTTGAACGTCGCTGGCAATGTGCTACAATCCAGTGTGATTTTACCTTGCCAGAGCGGTTTGACTTAAGCTATGTGGGCGAAGATGGTGAGCGTCACAGACCAGTAATGCTCCACCGGGTAATCCTCGGTTCCATCGAACGTTTCATCGGAGTTCTGCTTGAACATACCGGTGGCGCACTGCCTGCCTGGCTATCCCCTGTTCAGGCAAAAATTCTTACTGTTACCGACTCTCAGAACGAATTTGCACAAAAAGTCTTGCAGTTTCTGCAAGAAAAGGGCATTCGTGCCGAGGTTGATGATCGCAATGAGAAACTGGGCTACAAAGTTCGGGAGGCCCAGCTTGATAAAATCCCGTTCATGTTAGTAGTAGGCGACAAAGAGGTCGCTGCGGAATCGGTCAATGTAAGGGCCCGCGACGGGGAAGACCCCGGACTCAAGTCTATTGAAGAAGCGGCAGAGCTTATTTCGACCGCCATTAACGAACCATTCAAACGCGGAGGCATGAGCTATAGCTTTTCATAGAGACAGGCGTCCCTATCGCAGGGATGACGGTGCCCGCCGAAACGAGCGCATTAGAGTTCCCAGAGTCATGGTTATTGACGATGAAGGCAATCAGTTGGGAGAACTTCCCACCCGTGAAGCCCTCGAAATAGCACAGGACCGGGGTCTTGATCTGGTTGAAGTTGCAGAAAAGGCTGACCCGCCTGTTTGCAAGATTATGGACTATGGTAAGTTCAAATATCAGCAGCAGAAGCGTAAGCAGGAAGCCAAAAAGAAGCAGACTGTAATCCAGATTAAGGAAGTTAAGTTTCGCCCCAAGACAGACGAGCACGATTACCAGACAAAGCTCAAGCACATCCGTCGGTTTCTTGAAGGCGGCGAC is drawn from Desulfovibrio sp. JC022 and contains these coding sequences:
- the infC gene encoding translation initiation factor IF-3, with translation MAFHRDRRPYRRDDGARRNERIRVPRVMVIDDEGNQLGELPTREALEIAQDRGLDLVEVAEKADPPVCKIMDYGKFKYQQQKRKQEAKKKQTVIQIKEVKFRPKTDEHDYQTKLKHIRRFLEGGDRCKVTIFFRGREIVHKDRGLTVLERVKEDTMDIAKMEQAPRSEGRTMNMMLAPIKK